Proteins encoded together in one Gigantopelta aegis isolate Gae_Host chromosome 8, Gae_host_genome, whole genome shotgun sequence window:
- the LOC121379544 gene encoding cytosolic Fe-S cluster assembly factor narfl-like, producing the protein MPHGIPLNSSPGEPVAHEKGLLVSSSILLYHKTSYHFPLPFSVEKSSYDLVNHQGGGSGGYLEHVIRHAAKEMYGHSLRHIEYKILRNQDFQEVTLELEGKPAIKMALAYGFRNIQNIVQKVKRGRKVPYHFVEIMACPSGCNNGGGQIRPAGEETPKELLGRVSELYSSLKTVEPNDVTGIKQLYTEWLGGSDSNKARKMLHTKYHEVEKMTNALTIKW; encoded by the exons ATGCCGCATGGCATCCCTTTAAATTCGAGCCCCGGTGAACCCGTGGCTCACGAAAAGGGTCTGcttgttt CCTCCAGTATTCTGCTGTATCACAAAACTAGCTATCATTTTCCTCTTCCTTTCAGTGTAGAAAAGTCCTCCTATGATCTGGTGAATCATCAAGGAGGTGGATCAGGCGGGTATCTTGAGCATGTTATCAGACACGCAGCAAAGGAAATGTATGGACACAGCTTACGGCACATAGAGTATAAAATATTACG AAACCAAGATTTTCAAGAAGTCACTCTTGAACTGGAAGGAAAACCAGCAATAAAAATGGCCTTGGCATATGGATTTAGGAACATTCAGAATATTGTGCAGAAAGTGAAGAGAGGAAGAAAAGTTCCGTATCATTTTGTTGAGATTATGGCCTGTCCATCTGGCTGTAACAACGGAGGAGGGCAGATACGCCCAGCAGGGGAAGAAACTCCAAAGGAATTACTGGGAAGAGTTAGTGAACTTTATTCCTCACTGAAAACAGTAGAACCAAATGATGTCACTGGAATTAAGCAGCTGTACACAGAGTGGCTTGGTGGATCAGACTCAAACAAAGCCAGAAAAATGCTGCATACAAAATACCACGAAGTGGAAAAAATGACAAATGCACTGACAATTAAATGGTGA